From a region of the Mycoplasma miroungigenitalium genome:
- a CDS encoding deoxycytidylate deaminase, giving the protein MKKESLYWNGYFMALAKVSALRSKDPSTQVGACIIDKDRKIVGLGYNGMPLGIDDAFPWDRKADHTKETKYPYVVHAEVNAILNAFGKTKNATLFTSLYPCSNCAKTIVQAGITTIIYESDKYHDTEDGEIARSILTKCNIECIQLDIETNVEVTVGDKTFSA; this is encoded by the coding sequence ATGAAAAAAGAATCACTATATTGAAACGGTTACTTTATGGCTTTAGCCAAAGTGTCCGCTCTAAGGTCAAAAGACCCAAGCACGCAAGTTGGAGCTTGCATAATCGATAAAGATCGTAAAATTGTAGGGTTAGGCTATAACGGAATGCCTTTAGGTATTGATGATGCTTTTCCATGAGATAGAAAAGCTGATCATACAAAAGAAACCAAGTATCCTTACGTTGTCCACGCCGAAGTGAATGCAATTTTAAATGCTTTTGGTAAAACAAAGAATGCAACTCTTTTTACTTCGTTATACCCATGTTCTAACTGTGCCAAAACAATTGTACAAGCTGGTATAACAACTATTATTTATGAAAGCGATAAATATCATGATACTGAAGATGGTGAAATTGCTCGTTCAATTTTAACAAAATGCAATATCGAATGTATCCAACTAGATATCGAAACAAATGTTGAAGTCACTGTTGGTGATAAAACATTTTCTGCTTAA